The following nucleotide sequence is from Natronosalvus caseinilyticus.
CGTCTAAAGCGAGGATTCTGGGGCGAAAATCAGCGAACCGCGGACCGTAAAACGCGTAGTTCGACCGCGAACTGCGAGCCGTTACTCCTGATAGGCCAGGTTCATGATCCACTGCGAGAAGGCGTCACTGTTGGGATCGACTTCCTCCTCGCCGATGAACGGCGAGAGCATGTCACCGGCCATCAGGAGGGTGAAGTCGAGGTCTCGAGCCGTCGGCGTGATGTAGTAGGTGTTGTGGCCGTTGTAGACGGTCTCCTCGCGGTCGACGAGTTCCTTCTCGACCAGCGACTCGACGATGCGGCTCCCCTTGCGCGAGGAGACGCCGAGTTCCTTCCAGAAGTCGCTCTGGTGGATCCCGCTCGTCTGCCGGACGAGTTCGAGGCCTGCGAACTCGTCCTCCGACAGCTCCGCTTCGGCGGTCGAGACGCTCATCGCGACTCCCCTCCGACCGTACCGATCGCTCCTGGTTCCGGCGCGTTCATACTCCATCCACCGGTCGCAAGCCGCTTAAATGTGCCCTTCGCGGTCGGTCAGGTTCGCGGCCAGCGGCTCGAGTGGGCGCTCCAGGCGGCTCCCGGCGTCGACCTCGACGTCCCGATACGGCGTCCGACACGGCGGGCCGTCGGCGAACGCGTACCCGCGTCGGTCCCCGAGGACGATCAGCGACGATGACCGCGTACCGTACCCGTCGCCGTGGACGCAGACGCCGTACTCGTGATCGCCGAGGACGGTTCGGGCCCGCTCGAGCCACTCGAGCGTAGGCGTTCGGGTCGAGTCTGCACTCGAAGCCTGGACGCCGTCGCTCGAGGCCGTGTCCTCCCCGTCGGGGACCAGCTCGACTGCGGCGGACGAGAGGTCCCGCTGAACGCGACGGGCGTTCTCGGCCTGAGTCGTCGCAGCGTCCGCTCGTTCGTGTGGAATCTCGAACGTTTCGTCGAAGCCGACGTTGACGACGACGTGCACGCCCGACTCGAGCGTCGTTTCCCGTAACCTGCCGTCCCACTCGAGGACGAAGGCGTCGTCGGGGTCGGCCACCACGAGACTGAAGGCCTCGTACGCCACCGCGTCGACGGCCTCCGTCACAGAGGCCCGGGCCTCGAGCGCGGAGGATTGTGAGAGCGCGTCGGCGACGAGGCGACCGCGTGAGCGCTCGCCCGCGAGGTCGGCGTCGGTCCACCGGTTCGTGATTCCCGCGAACAGGTCGTGGTCGTTGAACCCGATCCAGGTGCCGCCGGCTTCGGCGTCGCGCGGGGCGACGACGAGGGGGTCGGTCGCGTACAGATCCGGCGATTCGCTCGGTCGCTCGAGACCCTCGTCGCGGTTGGCGGCGACGACGACCGGCGCGTCTTCGAACACCTGCCAGGCGAGCGTCAGGGTGCACACGTCGGAATGGACGTGCGCGACGCCCTTAGCGTTTTAGCAGGCCTCACCGACCGCTCGGCATTTCATCTGTCACTCGAGACACCAACGCCCGCTCGGGACTTCACCGACCGCTCGAGACGTCGACGCCCACCTCCTCGAGCCGTGCGCGGACGTGCTCGCGGTCGACGGTTCCGGAGTGCGTTCGCGGGAGCGACGACGCGATCCCAATCGTCTTCGGACACTTGAATCCGGCCAGGCGGTCGCGACAGTACGCTCTGAGCGCGTGCGGATCGATCTCCTCCCCGCTCGAGGCGACGACCAGCGCGCCGACGCGCTCGCCCCACTCTTCGTCGGACAGGCCGACGACGGCGGCGGCCGACACCGCGGGATGGTCCTCGAGAACGGCCGCGACCGCAGTGGGATCGACGTTCTCGCCACCGGTGACGATCCGGTCGCTCCGCCGGTCGAGAATCCAGAGGCGACCGTCTTCGTCGCGCCGACCGAGGTCGCCCGTGTGGAGGCCGCGCTCGTCGAACGCGGCCCGGGTTCGCTCGGCCTCGAGGTAGCCCGGCGTGACTGTCGGGCCAGAGACGACGATTTCGCCCGTCTCGCCCACCTCGACGGGGTCCCCGTCGTCGTCGAGAATCGCCACCTCCGTGCAAACGAGCGGTCGTCCGACGGTACCCTCGTGGGCGACCGCCTCTTCGGACGTCGCCGTCGCGATCTGGGAGGCCGTCTCGGTCATGCCGTAGGTCGGGCACGCGGGGACGCCGCGTCGCCCACAGCGGTCGATCAGGTCTGGGCTCGCGGGAGCGCCACCGAGTAGGACGAACCGGAGGCTCGCCGGCGGCCGCCAGCCGGTCTCGAGCAACCGCGAGAGCGTCGTCGGGACGAGCGAGACGCCGGTCACATCGTGTGATTCGATCACCTTCGCGGTCGCGTCCGGGTCGAACTCACGCTGGAGAACGACCGTCGTCCCGTACAGCGTCGACCGGAAGACCGGCGCCAGCCCCCCGACGTGGTACATGGGGAGACAGCAGAGCCAGCGGTCGTCGGGATCGACGCCGAGCCGGAACGCCGACGCCGTGGCGCTCGAGACGAGGTTCCTCGCGGTGAGACGGACGCCTTTGGGTTCGCCGGTCGTGCCCGAGGTGAAGGCGACGAGGAGTTCATTCCCGCCGCTTCCCCCGCCGGAGTCGGCCAGTTCGGTGGTCCGATTCGCCTCGTCTTCTGTACCCGACTCCGGCTCGGGTATCGGGTTTCGATCCGTGCTCGACTCGAGTGACCGGTCACGTCCCGCGTTCGGCTCGAGTGAAACGAGCGATGAGAGAGACACGAGCGGACTCGAGTCGCTCCCGCCCCGCTCGCCGTCGACCGAGTAGATCGGGACCAATCCGTCGCCGATCTCACGTGCCAGCCCCTCGGTCTCGTCTTCACAGATGAGGGCGGTGACGCCCGCTCGAGTCGCCTTCGACCGCAACTCTTCGGCCTTCTCGCGGACGTTCAGCAGGACGAGCGTTCGTCGACCGCGCATCGCCGCGAAGAGCAGCGTCACGAACGCGGGCCGGGTCGTCAGGACGACGCCGAGTCGATCACCTGACGTGCCTGGCGGTCGCTCGAGGAGGGCGTCCACGGCTCGGTCGAGGTCCCCGTAGCTGTATCGAGTGCCCTCGTCGGCGTCGATCAACGCTGTCCGCTCGGGCGTCGTCGCCGTTCGCCGTGCGAGGAGGTCTTCGGTCGCCCACTCGAGTCCCGCCGGGTCGCCTGCACCCGCTGAGCCACCTGCGCCCATCACGTCGCCCCCCACACGTCGTCGATGCCGAGCCCCTTCGCCTGCGGGACGACGGCGGCACCCTTCTCGAAGAGCACGGGGTCGCGACCGAGATCCGTCTGCAGCAACTCGCCCGTTGCCAGGCCACAGGGCGGGACGTCGGGAACCGCAGCCGCGAGGTGAACCGCTGCCGTCCGCGCCACGACGCCGTCGATGGTCGTCGTCACCAGGCTCTCGAGGCCGAGTTCGCCGGTCCAGGTGACGACCTCTCGAGCGACGTCCAGGCCGCCGAGGGCCATCGGTTTCAGGATCAGCACGTCGGCGGCACTCGCCTCGCAGATCGCGTCGACGCCGTGCTCGAGCAGGCCCTCGTCCAGGGCGATCTTCGGACCGCGGCCGCGGAGGTCGGCGTGTCCCTCGAGCGCCCCGGCTGGCAGCGGTTGTTCGACGATCGAGACGTCCGCGTCGTCGAGTCCGCAGATGGCCTCGACGGCCTCGTCGAACGTCCACGACCCGTTCGCGTCGACCCGCAACTCGACGTCGTCACCGACGGCCTCCCGGACGCGCTCGACGCGCGTTACGTCCTCGTCGACTGAGCGCCGGCCGACCTTGAGTTTGCACGAGCGAAATCCGCGGTCGACGGCGTCGCGTGCGGCCGCCGCGGTCGCGTCCGCGTCGTCGTCGCCGACGGTCGAATTGACCGGAACCCTGGCGACTCGAGAGCCGTCGCCGAGATACTGGTAGAGCGGGCGCGCCCCGCGGGTCGCGTAGCAGTCGGAAATCGCCAGCGAGACGCCGTGTCTGGCCGCCGCCGTGTCCTCGACCGCGTCGAGGGCAGCGCCCGACCCGTCGTCGGCGGCGTCGACGGCTTCCTCGAGCGCACGTTCGCAGTCCTCGAGGGATTCGGTCCAGCCCGGAAGCGGGGTCGCCTCGCCGATGCCGACGACCCCCTGGAACTCGGCGCGGATCAGGAACCCCTCGCGGGTCGTGATCGTCGCGTCGCCCGACTCGAAGGGCTCCTCGAGTTCGAGTTCGAAGGGGCGAAACCGGAGGTCGAGGCCCATCAGAGCCCCACCCCGGTTCCGACCACGGGTCCGGCCTCGAGGGCGATGCCGACCGCGAACAGGAGCGCGTGGCCCGCCAGCAGTTTCCCGGTCTGCTCGAGGGCCGGGTTCAGCGCCTCGCCGTCGGTTCTGGTCCAGACCGTGCGGATGACCGCGAGCGCGTACGGGGCGGTGAGGAGCGGCAAGAGGACCGAGCCGGAGAACCCCCAGCCGAGCCAGAACCAGAGCGGGACGACGTACGCGAGGGAAACGAGCGCCGCGAACTCGAGGCGACTGAACCGGTAGCCCAGTCGCACGGCCAGCGTGCGCTTGCCCGTCTCGGCGTCGGTCTCGAGGTCGCGGACGTTGTTGACGACGAGAATCGCCGTCGAGAGGCCGGCGATGGGGAGGCTCGCCACGAACGCCTCGAGTGGCATCGTCCCTGTCGGAATCGTCGTGATCAGGGGCTCGATGTGGGCGGCCGCCTGGACGTAGAAGGTGCCGACGACGGCGACGACGCCGAAGAAGACGAAGACGAAGAGGTCTCCGAGGCCGTGGTAGCCGAGGGGATAGGGGCCGCCGGTGTACGCCCAGCCACAGAAGACGCTCACCAGGCCGATGACGAGGATCGGGAGGCCGCCGACGTAGACGAGGTAGACGCCCGAGAGAATGGCCGCGGCGAAGGCGACGAGCGTCGCGAATTTGACCGCTCCGGCGTCGATCAGCCCCGACTGGGTGACTCGGGTGAACCCCTCGCGATCGTCCGTGTCGGCACCCTTTACGGCGTCGTAATAGTCGTTGGCGAAGTTCGTTCCGATCTGGATCAACGCGGCCCCGACGAAGGCCATCAGCGCGGGGAGCGCCGCGAACACGCCCTCGGAAACGGCGAGACCCGTTCCCACGAGCACTGGCGCGGCGGCCGCCGGCAGCGTCTGGGGACGAGCGGCCATCACCCAGGCCTTCGTTCGAGACACCTCTGCCGTACTCATTGTTCGAACGTGCCACTCGAGAGAGTGTTAACGTTGGCATTGCGGCCGCGGTGGCGCCTTTCGGTGGCTGTCAGTGATGGCCCGCGGTCTCGACAGCGACGGCATACGGTCCCATCAACGCCGAACTGCCGCCGCCAGTCGCTCGCTCGCCGCTTTCGGATCGTCGGCGGCCGTGATCTCGCTGATCACCGCGACGCCGACCGCACCGGCCTCGACGACGGGACTCGCGTTCTCAGCGGTGATCCCGCCGATGCCGATCACGGGGATCGAGACGGCGTCGACGACGCTGGCGATTCGCGCCGGCCCGACGCCCGATTCGTCGGGGTCGACGTCCTTCGAGGACGTGGCGTAGACGGCGCCGACGCCCAGGTAGTCCGCGCCGTCGGCTTCCGCCCGCTTCGCGTCGGCGACCGTTGAGGCCGAACAGCCGACGACCGCGTCGGGACCCAGGATGTCTCGAGCGACCGCCACTGGGAGGTCGGACTGACCGACGTGGACGCCGTCGGCGTCGATCGCCAGCGCGAGGTCGATTCGATCGTTGACGATCAAGGGGACGTCCGCGTCCGCTGTTCGCTCGCGGAGTTCGAGCCCGAGTTCGTACCGACGGCGGGCACTCGCGCCCTTCTCCCTGAGCTGAATCACGTCCACGCCGCCCTCGAGTGCCGCGTCGACGACCTCGAGGGTCGATCTCCCGGCCGAGACCGACTCCTGGGTGACGAGGTAGGTGCGCCACTCGCCGGGATCCGTTGCGCTCGAGTCAATCATCGTCGCTCTCGGGCTAGTAGTGCCACAGGTACTGTTAGTAGTGCCACGGATACTCCGAGAAGTCCGGTTCTCGCCCCTCGTTGAAGGCGTCTCGGCCCTCCTTGGCCTCGTCGGTCATGTAGCCCAGTCTCGTCGCTTCGCCGGCGAACACCTGCTGCCCCACGAAGCCGTCGTCGGCCATGTTGAACGCGTACTTGAGCATCCGCATCGCGTTCGGGCTCTTGGCGTTGATTTCGGCGGCCCACTCGAGGGCGGTCTCCTCGAGGTCCTCGTGGGGGACGGTCTCGTTCACCATCCCCATCTCCGCGGCCTCCTCGGCGGAGTAGGTTTTCCCGAGGAAGAACACCTCGCGGGCCTTCTTCTGGCCGATCTGGCGGGCAAGATAGGCGGAGCCGAAGCCGGCGTCGTAGCTCCCCACGTCGGGATCGGTCTGGAGGAACTTCGCGTGCTCCTCACTCGCGAGCGTGAGGTCACAGACGACGTGCAGGGAGTGGCCGCCGCCGACGGCCCAGCCCGGAACGACGCAGACGACGATTTTCGGAATGTGGCGGATCAGGCGCTGGACCTCGAGGATGTGCAGTCGACCCTGTTCGGACGCGCGCGTTTCGTCGCCCTCGTACTCGTAGCCAGCGTCGCCGCGAATCGACTGGTCGCCGCCCGAACAGAAGGCCCAGCCGCCGTCTTTGGGCGAGGGCCCGTTTCCCGTCAGCAGGACGCACCCGACGTCGGTCTGGCGCTTGGCGTGGTCCAGGACGTCGTACAGTTCGTCGACGGTCCCGGGCCGGAAGGCGTTGCGCACTTCGGGGCGGTCGAACGCGATGCGGACGGTCCCCGACTCGAGCGACCGGTGGTACGTGATATCGCGGAAGTCGAACCCCTCGACCGGCTCCCACCGGTCGGGGTCGAACGTTTCCGAAACCATGGTTCGACGTGGGTTCGAGGTCGTGAAATAGGTTCTCGTCTCCCGCTGCTCTCGTTCCCGTGTACGGATTCGCTCCCCGACGGACCGTTGCGCTCGATCAATCGACCTCGAGATCGAGATCATCCATGAAGACGAGTTCGCCGGACCGCTCGAGCCACTCGACGCCCAGCTTGACCGTCGGCGGGACGAGCGCCGTGGTGAAAATCGCCGTGAAGACCAGAATGGAGAAGAGCTCCTCGCCGATGACGCCCGCGGAGAGCGCGATCGAGACGATGACGATCTCGACGGTGCCGCGGCCGTTCATCCCGAACCCGATGACGAGGCCCTCCCTCGAGGTGAGTTTCGTCGGAAGGGTAAACAGCCAGCTCCCGAGAATTTTGCTGAGAAATGCGCTCGCGACGATGAGCGCGAGGAGTCCCAGGCTGTCGGTGAACACGTCGAGCGTGAGGTCGAACGCGATGGTGACGAAGAAAATCGGCGCGAACAGCCCCATCGCCAGGTCGTACATCACGTCGTACATGTGCTCGTAGATGTCCGGCTCGAGCTGTGCCTGGCGAAGGAACAGTCCGGCGATGAATCCGCCGATGATCATGTGGAGTTCGACGAGCGCTGCGAAGAACGCAAAGATGAGGGCGACGATGA
It contains:
- a CDS encoding 1,4-dihydroxy-2-naphthoate polyprenyltransferase, with product MSTAEVSRTKAWVMAARPQTLPAAAAPVLVGTGLAVSEGVFAALPALMAFVGAALIQIGTNFANDYYDAVKGADTDDREGFTRVTQSGLIDAGAVKFATLVAFAAAILSGVYLVYVGGLPILVIGLVSVFCGWAYTGGPYPLGYHGLGDLFVFVFFGVVAVVGTFYVQAAAHIEPLITTIPTGTMPLEAFVASLPIAGLSTAILVVNNVRDLETDAETGKRTLAVRLGYRFSRLEFAALVSLAYVVPLWFWLGWGFSGSVLLPLLTAPYALAVIRTVWTRTDGEALNPALEQTGKLLAGHALLFAVGIALEAGPVVGTGVGL
- a CDS encoding 1,4-dihydroxy-2-naphthoyl-CoA synthase translates to MVSETFDPDRWEPVEGFDFRDITYHRSLESGTVRIAFDRPEVRNAFRPGTVDELYDVLDHAKRQTDVGCVLLTGNGPSPKDGGWAFCSGGDQSIRGDAGYEYEGDETRASEQGRLHILEVQRLIRHIPKIVVCVVPGWAVGGGHSLHVVCDLTLASEEHAKFLQTDPDVGSYDAGFGSAYLARQIGQKKAREVFFLGKTYSAEEAAEMGMVNETVPHEDLEETALEWAAEINAKSPNAMRMLKYAFNMADDGFVGQQVFAGEATRLGYMTDEAKEGRDAFNEGREPDFSEYPWHY
- a CDS encoding mandelate racemase/muconate lactonizing enzyme family protein produces the protein MGLDLRFRPFELELEEPFESGDATITTREGFLIRAEFQGVVGIGEATPLPGWTESLEDCERALEEAVDAADDGSGAALDAVEDTAAARHGVSLAISDCYATRGARPLYQYLGDGSRVARVPVNSTVGDDDADATAAAARDAVDRGFRSCKLKVGRRSVDEDVTRVERVREAVGDDVELRVDANGSWTFDEAVEAICGLDDADVSIVEQPLPAGALEGHADLRGRGPKIALDEGLLEHGVDAICEASAADVLILKPMALGGLDVAREVVTWTGELGLESLVTTTIDGVVARTAAVHLAAAVPDVPPCGLATGELLQTDLGRDPVLFEKGAAVVPQAKGLGIDDVWGAT
- a CDS encoding class I adenylate-forming enzyme family protein; translated protein: MGAGGSAGAGDPAGLEWATEDLLARRTATTPERTALIDADEGTRYSYGDLDRAVDALLERPPGTSGDRLGVVLTTRPAFVTLLFAAMRGRRTLVLLNVREKAEELRSKATRAGVTALICEDETEGLAREIGDGLVPIYSVDGERGGSDSSPLVSLSSLVSLEPNAGRDRSLESSTDRNPIPEPESGTEDEANRTTELADSGGGSGGNELLVAFTSGTTGEPKGVRLTARNLVSSATASAFRLGVDPDDRWLCCLPMYHVGGLAPVFRSTLYGTTVVLQREFDPDATAKVIESHDVTGVSLVPTTLSRLLETGWRPPASLRFVLLGGAPASPDLIDRCGRRGVPACPTYGMTETASQIATATSEEAVAHEGTVGRPLVCTEVAILDDDGDPVEVGETGEIVVSGPTVTPGYLEAERTRAAFDERGLHTGDLGRRDEDGRLWILDRRSDRIVTGGENVDPTAVAAVLEDHPAVSAAAVVGLSDEEWGERVGALVVASSGEEIDPHALRAYCRDRLAGFKCPKTIGIASSLPRTHSGTVDREHVRARLEEVGVDVSSGR
- the thiE gene encoding thiamine phosphate synthase, producing the protein MIDSSATDPGEWRTYLVTQESVSAGRSTLEVVDAALEGGVDVIQLREKGASARRRYELGLELRERTADADVPLIVNDRIDLALAIDADGVHVGQSDLPVAVARDILGPDAVVGCSASTVADAKRAEADGADYLGVGAVYATSSKDVDPDESGVGPARIASVVDAVSIPVIGIGGITAENASPVVEAGAVGVAVISEITAADDPKAASERLAAAVRR
- a CDS encoding helix-turn-helix transcriptional regulator yields the protein MSVSTAEAELSEDEFAGLELVRQTSGIHQSDFWKELGVSSRKGSRIVESLVEKELVDREETVYNGHNTYYITPTARDLDFTLLMAGDMLSPFIGEEEVDPNSDAFSQWIMNLAYQE
- a CDS encoding NRDE family protein gives rise to the protein MCTLTLAWQVFEDAPVVVAANRDEGLERPSESPDLYATDPLVVAPRDAEAGGTWIGFNDHDLFAGITNRWTDADLAGERSRGRLVADALSQSSALEARASVTEAVDAVAYEAFSLVVADPDDAFVLEWDGRLRETTLESGVHVVVNVGFDETFEIPHERADAATTQAENARRVQRDLSSAAVELVPDGEDTASSDGVQASSADSTRTPTLEWLERARTVLGDHEYGVCVHGDGYGTRSSSLIVLGDRRGYAFADGPPCRTPYRDVEVDAGSRLERPLEPLAANLTDREGHI